The region AGAGGTAAGGTAGCCAATGGTTGAAGTTGGAAAAAGTCATAGTCATCTTCATAGAATCATAGtactgtttttctttctttcattcttTATTTAAAGACCATAATGTGGCGGCTTGGTCGGTAACGTAGCTAGCTAGTTCCACTATGGGcaaaccctcttcttcttcttcctcctcatctaCTAGCAGGAGTAGAAACTCTGTTTTCTCCTCTGCTTCCTCTCTCACACACCAACATACTGAAGGCCTTCAAACAGATCTTAGGCTTGGACTAGGCATTTCCACCACTCAACATGTTGGCTCTTCTACTTCAAGGTTTGTATATATATGTGGATCCAAAACATGAATTATCACTTCCACAATAAATTTTAAAGTCAGAATCAATTGGGAGAAGCTTTTGTCTTCTGAGTGACAGAATTGACTTTGAGGAAAGAAAAACTAATCCTAATATGCTACTAGTCATGATCATAAAACTACGAACTCTTTTTATGTCACAATGGGTTAATTTTAAGCTAGTTCTCTTATATTACATATTTGTGTCAATTTCATATTAGGGGGCATAGTTGGCAACCAATGCAACCAGATCTAAGTAGTTCACAAGCTGCTGAAGTGAATGATTGCAGTGATCATAACAGCTTCTTTGTGAAGGTCTACATGGAAGGCATTCCAATTGGAAGAAAACTGAATTTACTAGTTCACAATGGGTACCAAGAACTAGTAAAGACTCTTGAACATATGTTTGACACTACCATTCTATGTAATGTCTACTGCTATGCCTCCATCATAGTTAATTATCTATGCTTATTGTGTTGCATTTTTGTTAAAAAGTAACAATGTTGTTAATGTGGTTGTGTTATGAACAGGGGGGACTGAGATGGATGGAGTGCAATCAGAGAGGTGCCATGTGCTAACTTATGAAGATGGAGAAGGAGACTTGATTATGGTTGGAGATGTTCCTTGGGAGTAAGTTAACTTTTCTCACACCAACATACATTACCCTTTCTGATTAAGAGCTTATTTGATATCATCATAAAGGCTTAAGCAAGTGTTTAAGAAAACTTATATAAATAGCTTATTACTTATTTACATAAGTTGCTAAAATTAGCTACGCTTAAAAATAAATGCTTATATCTTTTTATAAGATATCTTGAGCTTGTTTCAGTAAGTTCATCAAATTAGCCTATAAATGAACACTTATGATAAGAACTTATATTGTCTTAACGTACTAACACTTAATTAACATTCTCTTTCATTTTTAGCATTAATGTCTTGCTATTTTGGACTTTTGGTCATGCAGAATTTTCTTATCAGCTGTAAAGAGGTTGAAGATCACCCGGGTTGACACATTTGGTTGTTAATTAAGGCATACTAGAGTGAGACTCAATATTAATGATCACTGATCACCAAGTGATTTATAGAGTATGTTTGGGTATTGGCAATGGCAAGGAAGGAGTGTGGTCAAGAAGGCAAGCACAATCAGTTTTGTGTAGAAATTAAGTGTTAAATAATGATTTTTGCCCCTTAATTTGTATATGATAGCTAGCTATTCAAATCCGCTTAGGTcagttttgaaataaaaatgaacTAAAAAGAGTTTGAAGGGTCATATAAGAATTTACTACGTATTTTCTTTCCATCCTTCCCCTTTCATATACAAGTACTGTAAAAGACATACTTTTTGTGGACGTATCTTCTGGGTTAATGTTCTTTGTAGTTTCTAGAAGTCATCTTTCAGCTTATTTTATTGCCGACACGATTCCCTGATTTCCCCCCATTGTTCATAGCACACAAAAATATGAGGTAAGGAAAGCAAATTTGAAATGAGGATCTCTCAATTGTAAATTCTATCAAGTTTTCTCAAGTTGAAATTATGCGTTATCTCTCTCTCCATATTCATACTTATTACATAGGTAGACTCTATGAATAATAATGAAGTATATAAACACACTTTTTCAATTAACAATGTCAATTCACTTGCGAGAATCAAGATATAGTGTGTAGGAGCTAGAAAGGGACAGATATAAATAGAATGTGAGTACAATAAAGTAATGTTGCATGCGTACTTCTTGTATATTATCAAATTTCAAATTACAGGAATGTTCAATTTTAGATTATATACAATCGCATGGTCGCTACTAAATGCAAATCCAAGTTCATACAACTTAAGTCTACAAATATTCCAATTGAAGGATGAATATAAATTCTCTTGAAGAAGAGGGATCAAGTTAAATAGTATACATGTTATACCTTCATTTAATGGTATGTTGTCTATTCTATACTTTTGTGATCATCAAGCTACAAAGTATGTAACAGTTTATTCTGAAAGGCATTTTATGGAACACCTAGTGAGTAGTGTACAATTGTGTGCAGAAAATGAAACTCCCAGCTTGAGAAACAGTCACAAACGAAAGGGATAGTTTCAAAAGCAACCAAACTGGATCACCAACCAAATCCTACACCAAGCTTGCATGCAAAACCTGCAATCAGCTTCAGCAATTTGCCATTAAGGATTTGCAATGCGATTCTTAACACGAttggagaaaagaaaaggatTTTGGAAGCTAATCCCATGCGCATTAGCAGCCAAATTTACTCGCAGCTAATTTGAGAGTTAATTCGCGTATTCCATAGCACTGTTTCGCAGCTAATTCACAGCAACAGCAATTTGACAGCTAAATCAGCAGCCAATTTCAGAGCTAATATACAGCTAGGTATCAGCTAATGTCATAGCTAATGCGCAGGAAGATCGGAAGGAGAAGAGTTTCTAAAATAACTATCAATATGTAAACAATAGTTAAAGAAATTTGATGTTCCTGAGCCGCAGGAAAAGCAAAATTTTTAGCAGTAAACAATACAGCATTGAACTCTATATTAAGACCCATGTCCTAACAAAGTAACATTGATATCAATATTAAGACAAAATCTCAAGCTCAACTACATGAAAACAATCATCAAGAATTAAACAAACACTTCTCCTTGGTTTCTCACTTAGTAGTACTTCTACAGGTCTTGAACACTCAAACCTGAAAATATCAAAGAGCATTATACGTTGCAGGGCACAAAATGACTGAGGCTACATATAGCACAaactaaattaattaaagaaGAGCACAAACATACCTTTTGAATTTAACAGAACAATAAAGACATGCAGCTACACGCCTACACAGCCAATATTAATGCATATCAAACTTAAACTTCAAAAGTACTTTTAAAACTCTTTATAGTCCAAAATATGTTAAGGACATCTTATCTTTTGTGTATACAGTTCAATCTGAGGCTATCTTACACAACAATAAATGTAAAATCATACAATGTGAATTCCATTACTAACCTGGCAGCAGTGTAAAAGGTGTACCTGAGAGACAATCTTTCAGGTTGCCATTGATCATGTACTCATACATGAGTGCCATCTTGTTATCTTGATTATCTTGTATTATAAGGATCTTTATTTAGATGAAGTGCCTCCAATTACTCATTTTCCCTTGATCAGTCCTATGGAGTCTGGAGAGGAATCACTTGATAACTAATTAAACATCAGTGAATTAAGTGAAAATGCACTCTTAATTTACTTTAGTGCGGGAGGCTTTAAGGCTCATGGGCTGCacactaagttttttttta is a window of Lotus japonicus ecotype B-129 chromosome 5, LjGifu_v1.2 DNA encoding:
- the LOC130716785 gene encoding auxin-responsive protein IAA30-like, which produces MGKPSSSSSSSSTSRSRNSVFSSASSLTHQHTEGLQTDLRLGLGISTTQHVGSSTSRGHSWQPMQPDLSSSQAAEVNDCSDHNSFFVKVYMEGIPIGRKLNLLVHNGYQELVKTLEHMFDTTILWGTEMDGVQSERCHVLTYEDGEGDLIMVGDVPWEIFLSAVKRLKITRVDTFGC